In Brachypodium distachyon strain Bd21 chromosome 2, Brachypodium_distachyon_v3.0, whole genome shotgun sequence, one genomic interval encodes:
- the LOC104582622 gene encoding uncharacterized protein LOC104582622 — protein sequence MQPKSLRTDARAKLHSNPGFCLSFFESTHRPGLEWSSTAQRLGLPFAGVGPSKRSCITQATRCSCRIAQRQQASRERDPVGPPRGNVRVARRFVVRQAPGGEWEAEEHAVEYDTEDSLDVLHFQIFSLTSVSPDLQKIVVEADGSVVDDGTDLESISKGLRLVSIDEGEDADAAAAAVTRAQEKSDDELVGMIQVLVSWNRPAHGLAKCRTYASLQQKSICKHPPGFLAYPVSLFSFAPGAPNKITVRYVSQRTTWKYLKGHHAGEGEVWATKKRGGHSSKNDIIFQDALYESW from the exons ATGCAGCCCAAAAGCCTCAGGACAGACGCGCGCGCGAAGCTCCACTCCAATCCTGGATtttgtctttctttctttgagaGCACGCACCGTCCTGGATTGGAGTGGAGCTCGACGGCCCAGCGTCTGGGGCTCCCGTTCGCTGGAGTTGGCCCATCAAAGCGGTCCTGCATAACGCAGGCGACCCGCTGCTCATGCCGGATCGCCCAGAGGCAGCAGGCGTCGCGCGAGCGCGACCCA GTAGGTCCACCGAGAGGCAACGTGAGGGTAGCGCGCAGGTTCGTGGTCCGGCAGGCCCCCGGCGGCGAGTGGGAGGCCGAGGAGCACGCGGTCGAGTACGACACGGAGGACAGCCTCGACGTCCTCCACTTCCAGATCTTCTCCCTCACCTCCGTCTCGCCCGACCTCCAGAAG ATCGTGGTGGAGGCTGATGGGTCCGTTGTGGACGACGGCACCGACCTGGAGTCCATTTCTAAGGGCCTCCGCCTCGTGTCTATCGACGAGGGGGAAGACGCGGACGCGGCTGCGGCTGCAGTGACAAGGGCACAGGAGAAGTCTGACGACGAGCTCGTGGGGATGATTCAG GTGTTAGTTAGTTGGAATCGCCCAGCGCATGGACTTGCCAAGTGCAGGACGTATGCATCGCTTCAACAGAAGTCCATATGCA AACACCCCCCGGGCTTCCTGGCCTATCCTGTAAGCCTATTCAGCTTTGCACCAGGAGCCCCAAATAAG ATTACGGTTCGTTATGTGTCGCAGCGAACAACATGGAAGTATCTAAAAG GTCATCATGCTGGTGAAGGAGAGGTCTGGGCTACGAAAAAAAGAGGTGGTCACTCTAGCAAGAATGATATAATATTCCAAGATGCATTATATGAGTCATGGTGA